One stretch of Miscanthus floridulus cultivar M001 chromosome 18, ASM1932011v1, whole genome shotgun sequence DNA includes these proteins:
- the LOC136520425 gene encoding cysteine synthase-like, whose protein sequence is MEEGAGRRGIPSLLKSQVPAEIEAASLQQEHIASDITQLVGWTPLIELKRIAEKDNVNARIVGKLECYQPLCSVKDRSALRMIEDAEEKGLISPGITTLVEPTSGNMGIGLAYIALTRGYRFVAVMPAEYSLDKQILLRYLGANLVLTDPTLGFHGQLDKVEQLKKEIPNVHVLDQFANAANPEAHFKWTGPEIWKDTAGKVDIFVAGSGTGGTVSGVGKYLKMKNPAVKVICVEPSESPVISGGKPSRHKIQGVGPGFVPKNLDTSITDEIITVTAEDAMANARRLAREEGLLVGISSGANLAACLKVASRQENKGKMIVTVFPSGGERYMNSDLFASIREECIAMTF, encoded by the exons ATGGAGGAAGGGGCAGGGAGGAGAGGGATCCCTTCGCTGCTGAAATCACAGGTGCCGGCTGAAATCGAAGCCGCTTCTCTGCAGCAGGAGCACATCGCCTCTGATATTACCCAG CTTGTAGGATGGACGCCACTGATAGAACTGAAGAGAATAGCTGAGAAGGACAATGTCAACGCGCGGATTGTTGGCAAGCTGGAGTGCTACCAGCCCCTCTGCTCCGTCAAGGACCGCAGCGCTCTGAG AATGATTGAAGATGCAGAGGAGAAAGGGCTGATCTCGCCTGGCATCACAACACTGGTTGAGCCGACGAGCGGCAATATGGGCATAGGTCTGGCGTACATTGCTTTGACCAGAGGTTACAGATTCGTTGCAGTCATGCCTGCAGAGTACTCACTTGACAAGCAGATCTTGCTGAGATACCTGGGAGCCAATTTGGTGTTAACGG ATCCTACGCTTGGCTTTCATGGACAACTTGACAAGGTGGAACAGCTCAAGAAAGAAATACCCAATGTGCATGTTCTTGACCAGTTTGCAAACGCAGCAAATCCTGAAGCACACTTTAAATGGACTG GACCTGAGATTTGGAAGGATACAGCAGGCAAAGTAGACATCTTTGTGGCCGGTTCAGGCACAGGAGGTACTGTTTCTGGTGTCGGCAAATACTTGAAGATGAAGAACCCAGCTGTGAAGGTCATTTGTGTTGAGCCTTCTGAGAGTCCAGTTATTTCAG GTGGCAAGCCTTCTAGGCATAAAATTCAGGGAGTTGGCCCAGGATTTGTGCCCAAGAACTTGGATACCTCAATCACTGATGAGATCATTACAGTAACTGCAGAAGATGCAATGGCAAACGCTAGGAGGTTGGCCAGGGAAGAGGGCCTGCTAGTTGGCATATCATCTGGAGCAAATCTGGCAGCTTGCCTGAAG GTGGCATCAagacaagaaaacaaagggaagATGATTGTCACTGTGTTTCCTAGTGGTGGCGAGAGATACATGAACTCCGATCTCTTTGCCTCTATAAGAGAGGAATGCATCGCCATGACCTTCTGA
- the LOC136520426 gene encoding uncharacterized protein produces MEAALRGIRAKLTEHREKVVSALLLGSFVVLGWRSSEQQREIDGLLAEKRSLRATNASMSAAMWAWREELFSLAATPSSPISVSRLRHIYGEEEPAPPASKLPGSDAGKESISIA; encoded by the exons ATGGAGGCGGCGCTGCGCGGGATCAGGGCGAAGCTGACGGAGCACCGGGAGAAGGTGGTCAGCGCCCTGCTGCTGGGCTCGTTCGTGGTGCTGGGGTGGCGGTCGTCGGAGCAGCAGCGCGAGATCGACGGCCTGTTGGCCGAGAAGCGCTCCCTCCGCGCTACCAACGCCTCCATGTCCGCCGCCATGTGGGCCTGGCGGGAGGAGCTCTTCTCCCTCGCCGCCACGCCCTCCTCCCCCATCTCCgtgtcccggctccgccacatcTACGGTGAGGAGGAGCCCGCACCGCCCGCGTCCAAGCTGCCAG GATCAGATGCTGGGAAGGAATCGATCTCTATAGCCTGA
- the LOC136521316 gene encoding uncharacterized protein, whose amino-acid sequence MHDIGLSARAAGATSCSSASASAAGGGGDGGDESKTRKAHPGFVAAAAYTRLHSSHRAVVSLLLLLTVAVVAFLAGRARPSVDCAPPRLDARFLALPDAAAASDFGSLGVPWCRSKTGKTVEWTSKDLLNGLEEFVPIYETRPIKNNMYGMGFDHSFGLWFMARWLKPDLMIESGAFKGHSTWVLRKAMPNTRIISLSPRHPEKYLKKGPAYVDGNCTYLAGKDFVDFGSVDWGKLLRNHGISDPDKVLIFFDDHQSELKRLKQALKAGFKHLIFEDNYDTGTGDHYSLRQICDQSYIRGGGHSCFWDSDEARLRFKRKKFWEKAVEIDDLCGKDDAWWGVKGYMRDNFNHSNKAISHKEHFQNSRLVESVMDLYWELPPVAGPSLTHQTRYDPARAVDPIIEDGCYGLFRKIGLARLDASVFNGYTQMAYVQISGSMFSTDDV is encoded by the exons ATGCACGACATTGGCCTCTCCGCCCGCGCAGCCGGCGCTACGTCTtgctcctccgcctccgcctccgccgccggcggcggcggggacggcGGCGACGAGTCCAAGACCCGGAAGGCGCACCCCGgcttcgtcgccgccgccgcctacaCCCGCCTGCACTCCTCCCACCGCGCGGTCGTCTCCCTTCTGCTCCTTCTCACCGTCGCTGTCGTTGCCTTCCTTGCGGGCCGCGCCCGCCCCAGCGTCGACTGCGCGCCGCCGCGCCTCGATGCGCGCTTCCTCGCCctccccgacgccgccgccgcctccgactTTGGCTCCCTCGGCGTCCCCTGGT GCAGATCAAAAACAGGGAAGACTGTGGAATGGACATCTAAAGACCTACTTAATGGATTGGAAGAATTTGTACCAATATATGAGACACGCCCCATCAAGAATAACATGTATGGAATGGGCTTTGACCACAGTTTTGGGCTTTGGTTTATGGCTCGCTGGCTTAAACCGGATCTGATGATTGAGAGTGGTGCTTTCAAGGGGCACTCTACTTGGGTTTTGCGGAAGGCCATGCCAAATACTAGGATTATATCACTCTCTCCCAGGCACCCTGAGAAATATCTTAAgaagggacctgcatatgttgatGGAAACTGCACTTACCTTGCTGGGAAGGATTTTGTTGATTTTGGAAGCGTTGATTGGGGAAAACTATTGAGAAATCATGGCATTTCTGATCCCGATAAGgtgcttattttctttgatgacCACCAAAGTGAGTTGAAAAG GTTAAAGCAAGCACTAAAGGCTGGATTCAAGCATCTCATATTTGAGGACAACTATGATACTGGTACAGGTGACCATTATTCCTTGAGGCAGATCTGTGATCAATCATACATCAGAG GTGGTGGACATAGCTGCTTTTGGGATAGTGACGAGGCAAGATTAAGATTTAAACGGAAGAAGTTCTGGGAAAAGGCTGTGGAGATAGATGATCTATGTGGAAAGGATGATGCATGGTGGGGTGTTAAAGGTTACATGCGAGACAATTTCAACCATAGCAATAAAGCCATCTCGCACAAAGAGCATTTTCAGAACAGTAGGCTCGTGGAATCTGTGATGGATTTGTATTGGGAGCTTCCTCCTGTTGCTGGTCCATCCTTAACACATCAAACAAGGTATGACCCAGCACGTGCAGTTGACCCAATCATTGAAGATGGTTGCTACGGCTTGTTTCGAAAAATCGGTCTAGCAAGATTGGATGCCTCGGTGTTCAATGGTTACACTCAGATGGCATATGTGCAGATATCAGGTTCAATGTTTAGCACAGACGATGTTTAA